The following proteins come from a genomic window of Alnus glutinosa chromosome 10, dhAlnGlut1.1, whole genome shotgun sequence:
- the LOC133879134 gene encoding protein FAR1-RELATED SEQUENCE 4-like, translating to MVFSSKEEVCLYYRTYAKQVGFGVVKRGKKKSKDGSTKYITLACAPQGTTESSTSSNAIKPNPTIKTGCKAKINAQRAVDGKWFLTTVVVEHNHSLSPSKVRFFRCNKNIDFAAKRRLELNDRAGIRPCKNFNTLVVEMGGYENLAFGEKDCRNFIDKARDLQLGKGGAEALRDYFNRMQKQDDGFFYVMDIDDECRLRNVFWADARCRAAYEYFGDVITFDTTYLTNRYDMPFAPFVGVNHHGQSILLGAGLISTEDTKTFVWLFETWLGCMNGRAPSAIMTDQDRAMKNAIAKVFPNTRHRFCLWHILRKLPEKFGAHAEYSDIKSALLACVYDSQTCDEFEENWQSLLECFQLHDNAWLHGLYSERTFWVPAYMKDTFWAGMTTTQRSESMNSFFDNYLHSKTTLKEFVDKFDSALSRMVENEKRADFKSFNSTIKCVTKISLEKKFQDIYTNAKFKEVQKEFTRIMFCNNSHLKKEGAISTYQVTEFDVISENYIKDVAFCVYFDEDKIEVQCSCALFELRGILCRHSISVLLTRKVTVLPSKYFLDRWRKDIKRSYTFVNSSYDSVGDKPKGQRFDTMCKNFYELADLTSENVDHYMDVMKNVDILKEKYRALRLEPSQLSQPSSSGNELNESNDGLAVHSDKLLSPLKVHSKGRPPTNRKTSKAMQDQVTTSEISLPSVTNAQHGPIVRDSIITQDFISSASTVAQTLGGLHQEAFTAALQRNDVSIVSWLCSQVDLQWLLSMIPLPLNQEVLLFLLQQLVCDIYNDPIRKLAWMTDVANAIIPTDPMIAMHVHVRLIFDQVYNILNHMRCLPTFIGDELSSIYRLMHVINSMRLACK from the exons atggtgtttagttcgaaagaagaagtttgcttatattataggacatatgctaagcaagtgggttttggtgtggtaaaaagaggcaagaaaaagagcaaagatGGTAGTACAAAATACATCACCCTGGCATGTGCTCCTCAAGGCACGACagaaagcagcacatcatcaaatgctataaagccaaatccaacaattaaaacagggtgtaaggcaaagatcaatgcaCAGCGGGCtgttgatggaaagtggtttctgactacagttgtggttgagcataatcataGTTTAAGCCCAAGCAAAGTAAGgttttttagatgcaataagaatatagattttgctgcgaaaagaaggcttgaattAAATGATAGAGCTGGgatacgtccatgtaagaattttaacacattggttgttgaaatgggggggTATGAGAATCTTgcctttggagagaaagattgccggaattttattgacaaggcaagagatcttcagcttggcaaaggaggcgctgaAGCACTTCgtgattattttaatagaatgcAAAAGCAAGATGATGGCTTCTTTTATGTGATGGATATAGATGATGAATGTAGGTTGCGAAATGTGTTTTGGGCCGATGCACGGTGTAGGGCAGCGTATGAATATTTTGGGGATGTCATTACGTTTGACACAACGTATTTGACTAATAGATACGacatgccatttgctccttttgtaggAGTAAATCATCATGGTCAGTCAATACTTTTAGGGGCAGGACTAATATCAACCGAGGATACAAaaacatttgtttggttgtttgagacTTGGTTGGGGTGCATGAATGGCCGTGCTCCAAGTGCAATTATGACAGATCAGGATAGggctatgaaaaatgcaattgcAAAAGTTTTTCCAAACACTCGACATAGATTTTGTCTATGGCACATTTTGAGAAAACTCCCAGAAAAGTTTGGAGCTCATGCTGAATACAGTGACATTAAGAGTGCCCTACTAGCTTGTGTGTATGATTCTCAAACATGTGATGAATTCGAGGAAAACTGGCAGAGTCTACTTGAGTGTTTTCAACTGCATGATAATGCATGGCTGCATGGGTTATATAGTGAGCGGACTTTTTGGGTGCCGGCATATATGAAAGATACGTTTTGGGCGGGAATGACTACTACGCAGCGGAGTGAAAGTATGAActcattttttgataattatttgcACTCAAAGACCACattaaaagaatttgttgaCAAATTTGATAGTGCTTTGAGTAGAATGGTTGAAAATGAGAAACGTGCTGATTTCAAATCTTTTAATAGCACGATAAAATGTGTGACCAAGATTTCTTTGGAGAAAAAGTTTCAAGATATCTACACCAatgcaaagttcaaagaagtgcAAAAGGAGTTTACGAGAATCATGTTTTGTAATAACTCTCATCTTAAAAAAGAAGGTGCAATATCTACCTATCAAGTGACTGAATTTGATGTCATTAGTGAAAATTACATTAAAGATGTAGCATTTTGTGTTTACTTTGATGAAGACAAAATTGAAGTGCAGTGCAGTTGTGCATTATTTGAATTAAGAGGCATTTTGTGCAGGCATTCCATTTCTGTGCTACTTACAAGGAAAGTTACAGTGTTgccatcaaaatactttcttgACAGATGGAGGAAAGATATTAAGCGAAGTTACACTTTTGTTAATAGTAGTTATGATTCTGTTGGTGATAAGCCTAAAGGCCAAAGATTTGACACAATGTGCAAGAATTTTTATGAATTAGCGGACCTAACATCAGAAAATGTGGATCATTACATGGATGTGATGAAAAATGTTGATATTTTAAAGGAGAAATACCGTGCATTGAGGCTTGAACCTAGTCAGCTTTCCCAGCCATCTTCTAGCGGTAATGAACTTAATGAAAGTAATGATGGTTTGGCAGTGCATAGTGATAAGCTACTTAGTCCTTTGAAGGTTCATAGTAAAGGGAGACCACCGACGAACAGAAAG acCTCTAAAGCAATGCAGGATCAAGTGACTACAAGTGAAATTTCATTGCCTTCAGTAACTAATGCTCAGCATGGTCCTATAGTAAGAGATAGTATAATTACTCAG GATTTCATCTCTTCAGCATCGACAGTGGCTCAAACATTGGGTGGTCTCCATCAG GAGGCTTTCACTGCAGCTCTACAAAGAAATGACGTGTCCATTGTGTCTTGGCTATGCTCCCAG gTTGATCTACAGTGGCTATTGTCAATGATTCCTCTCCCTTTGAACCAAGAAGTACTGCTATTTCTTTTGCAGCAATTAGTGTGTGATATCTATAACGACCCAATTCGAAAACTTGCTTGGATGACAGACGTAGCTAATGCCATAATCCCAACAGACCCGATGATTGCAATGCATGTGCATGTGCGGCTCATATTCGATCAAGTGTATAACATACTCAACCATATGCGATGCTTGCCTACATTTATTGGTGATGAGCTCTCAAGTATTTATCGTTTGATGCATGTTATCAATTCCATGCGATTGGCCTGTAAATGA